The DNA segment TGATAAAACTTCGATTAAAACGAGTTTATCCTAAATTAAAGTTTAGCAACATCCGAGAATCGTCACGAACAGACGAAGGAACAGATATTAGCTTATGATCAGACTCTGAACACTTCACGAACAGACGACGGATCATCTGGAAACGATCTAATAGGGAAACCATAACACGATAGTAAGCAATAAGACCGGAATCTACAGACGATTACTTAGTGAAAGAGAAATCTGAAGGAGAAGATTCATTTGACCACATCAACGAGGAGTTGCGACAGATCAAGGACCGGACACGATCCAACGGGCAAACAATCCATCAAAACAAATCGGTGAAACTATAAACCATGAGATGAGGAGAGGAATACCTGAGACATTCTTGCGACTCGAGGGTTTCGTTCCCGGCGAGAAAGGAATAAGCTTTTAGGGTTCCTTTTGCGGGTGTGCTCTGTAATTGGTCTTTGTGACGGCCGAGATGGGGCTTTTTCTCTCTCGGGGAATTTTTCGCCAAAGGCCCAACATATTTGGCCTTTTCTAAATAAGCCCTTTTTTTCCTGTAAATACCTCCTTTTACAAAAATGATGCCAGGTGTCATCATTATCATAAAAGACAGTTGATTTCTCCACACACATCATTTTATGATATCTCAGAAACTTATAATACGAATTTATGTGGGAGTAATAAATGTGAATGATttgaattaattaaaattattattggaTAGAGGTACAAAAAATGGTTtgataacaaatatatatatatatatatatatatatatatatatatatatatatatatatatatatatttgcgacGTGAATAACACAGGACATCAATCTTCAACCGTAGACACGTGGATAAGGGCTTTAATTTTTTTTCGTATTCTcctattttttatgatataatcATAAAGTATCTCTATCAAAACGTATATTTTCTTCTCACATGCTTTAAGATGCGCAAACGCAGAGATCGCATGGCCATTCGCTGCTTACCTCTTCCTCGTGGCCCGCCTTCGTGGAAGAAGGATGTCGGGTTGAGGCAGCTGCGGCAATGAACGGTGGATGTAGCTCCCATTTTTATCTTAGTGGGCCGATACCTAACCCTAACCAACCGTACGGAACAAAGAACCGGGTGCGATTTCGGTCCAGATAAGAGACCGACTCTACCCCTTAGATTCCCCATGGCAGAGGAGGAGAAGGTAGAGGCGGAGGAGAAGGACCTCATCGAGATCCTGGAGCCGTCTTCCGGCCCGATCGACCTGGCCAGGTACGTTGACTACGTGCGCGACCCGGCGGCGGGGGCCATCGCCACCTTCGAGGGCACGACGCGCGACACCTTCGAGGGGAAGCGCGTGGTGGAGCTCCGGTACGAGGCGTACGTGCCGATGGCGGCGCGGCGGCTGGCGGCCGTGTGCGCGGAGGCCCGCGCGGCCTGGCCGGTCCTCCGCGTGGCGGTGGCGCACCGCCTGGGGACGGTGGGCGTGGGGGAGGCGAGCGTGTTCGTGGCGGCGTCAGCGGTGCACCGGGCGGAGGCGATGGAGGCGTGCCGCTACGTCATCGACGAGGTGAAGGCGTCGGTGCCGATATGGAAGAAGGAGGTGTACGAGAACGGGGAGGTGTGGAAGGAGAACCGGGAGTTCTTGGAGAGGAGAGAGGCGGCCGTCGGCCCGGTCCCGGAGCGGAAGAAGGCGGCGTGCTGCTGCGGGAGCAAGGTGAGGGTGGATGAGGCAGCAAcggatggcaagatatcagccgtTTGATGTGGATTCAACGGCAGGCGGTGAACACATCGGGCTCGTTTTGAGTTGGCTTTCATCATTTTAATGATTTGTCAATCAAATAAAATCCCTTCTCGTCTCTGTAAACACAGCGAGTCTGCCTTTGAAATCAACATTAGATGTTATGAATGTTCCAAGTGAGCTGACAAGAATGAAGCAGCATTTACACTATAAGGTTTCAAACATCAAACTTGTAGAATTCTAGATTTACTTCCCAGCATAGATCAAATCAACAAACAGAAAAGCATCATTTGCTAGAAAAAGGTGGCATTTTGATTGAAATGTTACCGTTTGTAACCAGACGAAGAATCGACGATGATACTGCACTGCAATTAAACTGCATCCAGAAACCATGAAGTCTCATGAAACAGCAAGAAAGGGAAGAACTTGAAACAAAATGATGGGGATGCAAGTGGAACCTGGTGTCACTCGAGCGGCACCTCCACGTCGCTGCCGGAGATCTTTGTCTGGAGATCCTTGGGGTCCTTCCCGTCGACGGTGCAGGCGACGGAGACGCAGGTGCCGAGGATCTTCTTGACGGTGCCGACGAGGTCCTTGGCCATGGACCTGGGGCGCATGACCCTGGCGATCTCGACGACGTCGTCAAGGGAGATGTTGCCGTTGTGCTTGATGTTCTTGGTCCTCTTGCGGTTCCTTGAGGGCCTTCATTACGAGGGGTCGACGGTGACCTTGGCCTGCCGGTTCTGGACGGTGAGTTTGACGGTAATGCGGAGGCCCTTCCACTCCTTCGCCGTCTCGTTGGCGATGTCCTCTCCGACTTTCTTCGGGGAGAGCCTCAGGGGCCCGATCTTGGGCGCGAGGGAGCCGGCGGCAACCACCTCGCCACGCGTCATGCGAACGTAGACATCGTGGGTCGAATCGAACTTAGGCGGCATCTCGGTGGCCGCTTCCGACGGCAAGAATTTAGGGTTGGCCTTTTCGGACGACACCTGCTCAGAGACGATACAACGTCACCCTTTTGGCGGACTGATCCAAATCTACTAATAAAACCGGTTCAATTTGGTGCTACAAGACCGGTCCGCGTTTGATTGAAAACAAATCGGATGCGGATCGGAGAATCAAATCCGCATCTGCTTTTAGTCAGCTGACAGAACCCCCGATAGTACTTGTATTTGTTTGATATCAACATATGAATGCGATTCAGATATAAAATAAGTCAaataaaattttcagatataaATATGGATAAATTCAAACTCAGAAAAGTGGTTTAAAATAGTTTGACACAATTAAATTCAAGTAACGAATTAGGCTGTCTTTGAGTTCTCAAACAATACATTTCCAAGTTACTAAGACATGACTAAAACATCGGAGAGTAGTATCATCACAATGCTTAACAAATCATAATTAgtccagaaaaaaaaaaccaatctgGGAATCCACATCTATAAAAAATCTACAGCTGATACTATGCCGACACAAATTTGCAagttattttgattaaaatacCTCGAAGGCAGAATGCCTCGCAAATTCTTGGTAGAAGCTTGAAGAGACGATCAAATGGTTATTCTGGTGACAAAATCTTCTACCAGTAAGAATGTGTGCAccagaaatgagtttaattgctCAATAGAGAAAGCTCCTTTTCTGCTGCAGACAGGATCATTTTATGGGGCTGCATTGAAAGAAAATGGTTCAACTCTAATCAGATAGATGCATCTCAGGAATTAGAAGCTACACAGATACTCACTGCAGCCAACTCATTCTCATGCTTGGGTATGAATGCAGTGTCCACCTTTCCGTTTCTGAAGTCCTGTGTTTCCATAAACATGCATAGATGAGAAAAGTCAGGAACCAAGAATTTCTCAGCATAATTTTCTTGTTGCAAGCAAGAATCTTTGGGAATTATTGAACAAAAGAAAAGCCTTCAGCAAACAGGAATTTAATACCTCGACATCAAGAATTAGCTTATGGTACTCAATTGTGGTGGGAACCCCTGTCCAGATAAGATACTAATAATCAGTTGTTGGAAACATGTTTAGAACAAAGCATCCTATATGACAAATCAACTAG comes from the Musa acuminata AAA Group cultivar baxijiao chromosome BXJ2-8, Cavendish_Baxijiao_AAA, whole genome shotgun sequence genome and includes:
- the LOC135619829 gene encoding molybdopterin synthase catalytic subunit-like, yielding MAEEEKVEAEEKDLIEILEPSSGPIDLARYVDYVRDPAAGAIATFEGTTRDTFEGKRVVELRYEAYVPMAARRLAAVCAEARAAWPVLRVAVAHRLGTVGVGEASVFVAASAVHRAEAMEACRYVIDEVKASVPIWKKEVYENGEVWKENREFLERREAAVGPVPERKKAACCCGSKVRVDEAATDGKISAV